CGTGGCCGCAGGGGCGAGCACGGCCGCGCCGATCGCGAAGCTCACGCCGGTCCCGGCCAGATCGTCGAGGCCGGCGACGGGCCGGGTGCCGATGACGGTGATGGCGGCGAAGCCAGCTGCCGAAAACAATGCGAGTCCGGCTCCGGTGAGCGCATCCTTGGTGGTGATACCGTCGGCCGGCGTACCGACGAGCAGGGCCAGACCACTGACGGCCAGCGCCACCGTGGCGAGCATCGACGCGCCGATCCGCCGCCGTCTGGTGATCCGTTCAGCGGAGAGGACCAGGGCTGGTGAGGCGCCGATGGTGAGCAGGGTGGCGAGGCTGACGTTGGTCACTGACACCGCGGCGAAGAAGCAGGCCTGGAAAACGGCGGCGAGCAGTCCGTTCACGACCAGCCGGGCCCAGGCGTGCCGGCCGCGTGGCAGCGGCTGCCGCGTCAGACCGAGCCAGATCAAGACGAGTATGCCGCCGGCGGCGAGCCGGTAGGCGGCCACAGCCAGCGGTGACAGCCCCGTTTCGTGGGCGAGGAGGCTGCCGGTGGGGCCACCGGTGCCCCACAGCACGCCGGCGATGACAAGAGACCACAGGCCGGTGGCGGAGCGCCGGGCGGCGGCCACCGGGTGTTCGGAGACAAGCATGAAGAAATCGCTCCTGCGACGAAGGAATTGGGGTCGCGGAAGCGGGGCGTACCGGACTCAGCGCTGCACGGGCCGCGCGTCCAGCCGACACCAGCTGGACACGGTGAGCAGAGGCGCCCCGCTCAGAAGCGCGGCGGGCTGATGATGTGGAAGGTCCGGGCCATGTCCCGATCCTATTCAACGCCGCTGGACGGCACGAACCCGTTTCGCGAGCCGACGCATTCTCGGCAAGGACGACGTCGGCTGTGCGGGATGACACACCGCCGGGTCATCACATGACCGACCGGTAATCCGTCCACAGGGGCGAGACCTACAGGAAGGGACCGAAGCCATGAGAGTTCTGCTCGCCGGCGCCTCGGGCGCCATCGGTACGCCCCTCACCCGCCAACTCCTCGCCGCCGGCCATCAGGTCGTCGGCATCAGCCGCAGCCAGTCCAACGCCGAGCGGCTGCGCAACGCCGGCGCCGAGGCCGTGGTGGCCGACGTGCTGGACCGCGAGAGCCTGCTCGCCGCCGTACGGGGGGTGCGGGCCGACGCGGTCATGCACCAGTTGACCGCGTTGGGCACCACGAAGATGCGGGAGGCGATGGAGGGCACGAACAACCTGCGTACCACCGGAACCGCCAACCTCCTCGCGGCCGCCCGGGCAGTCGGCGCCCACCGCTTCGTCACCCAGTCGATCGTGCTCGGGTACGGCTACCGCGACCACGGCCCGCACGTGATCACCGAGGATGCCCCGTTCGGCGAACCCATGACCGGCCAGTTCGGAGCCGCCGTCGCGGCCATGCGCTCCGCCGAGGAGCAGGTGTTCTCGGCCGACGAGATGGAGGGCATCGCGCTGCGCTACGGATTCTTCTACGGCCAGGACAGCATGACCCGCATGATCGTCAACCTGGTGCGCAAGCGCCGGTTGCCGGTGGCCTCGTCCGCCGGCTTCACCAACTTCATCTACCTGGAGGACGCCGCCGCGGCCACCGTGGCCGCCCTGGAGAAGGGGCGCGCCGGACAGGCGTACAACATCGTCGACGACGAGCCGGTGCGCTGGGGTGACTACCTGGACACGCTCGCGGCCGAGCTCGGGGCGCGCCGGCCGTGGCGGGTCCCGACCTGGCTGCTGCGGCCCATCCCGTACGCCCACGCGCTGATGACCACCTCGATGCGCGTCTCCAACGCCAAGGCCAAGCGCGAGCTGGGCTGGGCTCCGGCGGTGCCGACCTACCGCGAGGGCATCCCGCTGGTGGCGCAGGCGATCCGCTGAACGCCCGTTATCAGGGCGCGCTGGACAGGAGGTTCGGGGTCGGCCAAGATTCGCGGTCATGGCCCAGGCAACGGCTGACCCCACCGAGCGCGGCGACCTGTCCGGCGAAATCCTTGCCGTGGCCGGGCGGCTGGCCGACCTGATCGGCGCCCTACCCGACGCCGACATCCCCATCCCCGGCGCGGAGTGGGCCGTCGCCGAGGCGGCGGCCCATCTGGCAATGGCCAACGAACTCATGGCGACGATCGCCGCCGGCCGACCGGCGGCACACGGGGATGGGACGAAGGCCGGGCTGGCCGCCGCGAATGCCCAGGCGCCGACACGGCGCCGGGGCGGGTCGACTGCACCATCTCGGTCGACCCGGTGTCGTTCTTCCTGTTGAGCGCGGGCCTGAACGGCCAGTGGCCGTTGATCGCGCGCGGGAAGCTGCGGGCGTGGGGCCGTAAGCCGTGGCTGGCCTTCCGGTTCCTCGACTTCTTCGCCATCCCCTGACGGGGTAACACGATCGGGCCGGTGATCGGATTCCGGCCCAGCCGGGATGCTCGTGCTGCACTGCGACCTCGGGGCGCTCGCGGCGTACCGGTCGCGCACCTGGCGGCGACGGTCGTCGGCCTGCCGGTGCTCGCGGCGCTCGCCGGGTGGGTGCTCGCGGGCCGTGACCCGGGATCGTTGGGCCGCCGCCGGGTCACACGCTTACTCAGACAATCCCTACGGGGTCAACGCCGCAACTGTCGGGCGTTGCTGATCAACGTGTCGAGGAGACAGCTGATCAGAGGGTGTTGGCGGGTGCCGTGGCGGATGGCGGCGTACAGGGTGCGGTGGATGTGAGGCTGGCGGACGGGTAGCAGCCTGATCGGGCCGTGGTGCCCGGTTGTGGTGGGTGTGGCGATGCTGGGGAGCAGGGTGACGCCGTGGCCAGCCGCTGCCAGGGCGACGGCGACGGCGAAGTCGCCGCAGTGTGCCACCACGTGGGGTTCGTAGCCGGCCAGGGCACAGGAGCGCTGCAGGATCGCTTCGCAGGAGCTTCCGGCGGCCGGGGCGATCCAGCGTTCGTCGCGCAGTTCAGCGAGATCGACGTCGGGCCCGGTGAGACGGTGGTCGGCGGCGACGGCGACCAGGAGCGGCTCGGTGAACAGGTCGATGCGGTCTTGGTGTGCGGGCCGCCGGTGCGGCGCGAGGCCATATTCACCGGCCAGGACAAGGTCGAGCTCGCCGCGGGTCAGGGCAGGCAGGCTCTCCTCCGGTTCGCACTGTTCGATGCGCAGATCCACCTCTGGCGCGGTGACGCGCAGCGTGGTCAGCACGGCAGGCACCAGTGCGGCACCGAGAGTAGTCGTGCCGATGGTGAGCGTGCCGCGCAGGGCACCACCGATGGTCGCCACGTCGGCTTCAGCGGCCTCTAGCGCGGCAAGCACCTGACGGGCATGTCCGGCCAGGCGGTGACCGATCGCAGTCAGCCGGGCGGTGCGACCGCTGCGGTCGACCAGCGGCACGCCGACTTGGCGTTCGAGCGCGGCGATGTGCTGCGACACCGCCGGCGGGGTGAACGTCAGGGCCCGCGCGGCGGCGGCGACGCCACCGTGCTCGGCCACGGCCAGCAAGACACGCAGGCGACGAACGTCGAGCATAAAGCAACGCTACAAGATAGCTCGAAGTGTTGTTAATGGCGCTTATGGCTCTGCCTCGGCAAGGTAGCGGCATGATCGGTAATCAACGAGTCGGCGTTGCGGTGGGCGTCACCGTGGCCCTGTGGGCGTCGGCGTTCGTGGCCATCCGGGTAGCCCTTCCCGACTTCGGCGTGGCTGGCCTGTCGGTGGGGCGCCTGATGGTGGCGTCGCTGATGCTGGCGGTGATCGCCCCGCTGCTGGGCGTACGCCGACCCGCCCGCTCCGATCTGGCCCGCATCTTCGGCTGCGCCCTGACCGGCATGACGGCCTACCAGATCCTGCTCAACGCCGGCGAACGCAGCGTGCCGGCTGGCACCGCCAGCCTGCTGGTCAACAGCGCGCCGATCGTTGCCTCCGTGCTCGCCTTGATCCTGCTGCGTGAGCGCCTGCACCAGCGCGGCGTCATCGCTCTGGCGCTGGGATTCACCGGCGCCACGATCATCGCCGTGGCCGAAGGTGACGGATTCACGCCCAGCAAGGACGCGCTGCTTGTCCTCGGCGCGGCCGTCGCCCAGGCGTTGTTCTTCGTGCTTCAGAAGCCCCTACTCGTCCGTTACCGAGGGCTGGAACTGACCTGTTACGTCGTGTGGTCGGGCACCGCGCTGTCCCTGCCGCTGCTTCCTGCTCTGGTTCACCAGGCCCCGCAAGCCTCCGGCGACGCCGTCCTAGCCCTACTTTTCCTGGGCATCGCCCCCAGCGCCCTCGGCTTCGTAACCTGGGCCTACGCCCAGGCGCGCCTGTCGGTGGCCGCAGCCGCCACCTCCCTGTACTTGGTGCCGGTACTGGCCATCGGCATCGGTTTCGTCGTCCTCGACGAGAGCATCCCTCCTGCGGCGCTGATCGGCGGCGTGGTCGTCCTCGTCGGTGCCGTGATCAGCCGCCGGGAGGGCACGGGCACAGCCGTGGGTGCCGCCACCGACGCGGGACCGCAGACTCCAGCCGCCAGTTTGGCCCGACCAGCCCGCCATGACGTCGCCCACCCGCACCGCTAGATCAACAAGCGCGCAACTCGACAATTACGTAGGAAAGGATGCCCACTATGGACCTTGTTGCTACGCTGCCCGCCTTTGTCGCCGCGGTCGTGCTGATCTCCGCGTCACCAGGTCCAGCAATGGCGTTGATCATGCGCCGCGCCGCTCTGAAGGGCTTTGCGGCCGCCGTACCGACGGTGCTTGGCCTGGAGACCGGTCTCTACCTCTGGGCATTGTTCGCCGCTGCCGGTCTGGCCGCCCTGGTCGCGGCCTCGGAGGTTGCCTTCATCGTGCTCCGCGTCGTCGGCGCAGGCTTCCTGCTGTATCTGGGAGTGAAGGCGTGGCGGACGGCGTGGCGCAGCCGCAAGGCCGGTACAGGCCTGGAACTCCACGACAGCACACCATCGACTTCGGCGCGCGGCTGGTCGAAGGCGTTCGGTGAGGGCGCGGTGGTGATGCTGGCGAATCCCAAGGCCGCCGCGTTCATGATCGCGTTCTATCCGCAGTTCGTACCCGCCGACCGGCCCTTGTTCGCCACGGCTGCACTTCTCGCCCTGCTTCAGGTCGTTGTCGAGATCGCCCTGTATCTCACGCTGGCCGCGATAGTGGGGCGTGCTGGCGCGTGGTTCCGCCGACCAGCGGTCCGCCGCCGGCTCGATGCGGTCAGTGGAACGGTTCTCATCGCCCTCGGTCTACGCCTGGCAGCTGAGACCCGGTGATTGCACTTTCTGCCGATGTCGCGCTGGTGCGCGGGAAAGCCGCCGAGGTCCTACTACTGCGGGCAGACTGCGGGTACCTGAGGTCGGGGAAAGACGGCGTGACGGTCAGCGCCGCATCTGGAGCCCGGCGGCCAGGGCACCCCTCATATCGACGTACCGGGTGATCTGCTCCTGGACGCGGGCCAGGGCGGCCCGGCGATCCTCGGGCGCCCGGACGTCGTTCACAGCGCTGGCCAGGTCGACCACCCGGGCCGCCGGCTGGTACTGCATCCAGGTGGCGTGCACCTCGACGTCGCTCACCTCCCACCGGCCCGACGCCGCACGAGTGAAGGTGAACTGTGGCACCACCGCCTGCTGGGTGCTCTCCTCGGAGCCGTACGTGGTCAAGTTGCCCATCCCGTACGCGACCCACTTCTTGCCGATCTTTTCGAACGGCTGCACCACGTGTACGTGGTGGCCCACGATGAGGTCGATGTCGGGTGAGGCGAGGAGCCCCCGGGCGAGCTGGAGCTGGTCATCGTTCGGTTTGTTCTGGTACTCCGTGCCCCAGTGCATCGACAGGATGACAATCTCCGCACCCAGGTTCCGGGCCCGCCGAGCCTCGGCCAGGATCGCGCTGCGGTCGGCTAGGTTCGCGGCCCAGTCCTGCCCCTCAGGCCGAGGGATGCCGTTGAAACCGAAGGCGTACGACAACTGGGCCACCTTCACCCCAGCCACGTCGAGGATGTTGGGCCGCGCGGCCTCCTGCGCGCTGCGCGCGGTCCCGGCATGGCGTAGTCCGACCTGGTCCAGCTTGTCGAGGGTGCGGCGGATACCCGGTAGACCGGTGTCGAGGGAGTGGTTGGACGCTGTCGAGCAGGTGTCGAAACCAGCCCATGCCGCGGCATCGGCCAGTTCGGGGGGCACGCTGAAGACCGGGTAACCGGTGAACGGGCCGGACGGCTCCGCCAGTGGGGTCTCCATGTGGCAGATCGCCAGGTCGGCCCGGCTCACCACCGGCCGTACCGCGGCCAGGACCTGGGTGAAGTCGTGGCCGGCGCGTCCGGCGACGAGGGCGTCGGCCCCGGCCTGCGCCGTCAACTCAGGATGTACCAAGAGGTCACCGGCGGCGACGACGGTGATCTTGGTTCTCGGCGCGGGCGAGCGGCTGGCGGTCGAAGCTCCCCCGGGCGGCTTGGTGTCCGCGCGGCCGAGTGTGCCGCTACAGCCGGCCGCGAGTAGGACCGACAGAAGCAGGGCAGACGACACTCTCCTCATATGAACTATCTTCACGTCATCGCAGGAGGTTGGGGCGGGAAATCCGGCAGGTCACCGGCTCTCACCTCTACAGCCGCAGCCCACTCCGCCTGCCAGCGAGTCGATTGGTGAGGAAAAGCGGTAGTCGTACTGGCGGGTTAGGAGGGCACGGTCACCTGCTGCTCCGGGGTCGGCTTGCCGGCGCCCGGGAAATGCACCTCGGTGTCGAAGGCGAGCACGCCGTAGTGCCCGCCCGAGGTGTATCCGCTGAACCGGATCGTGTAGGCGTCGCTGCCCGTCGTCGGGCTGACGGCGTGCGGCACCAGCCGGCCGCAGGACGCGGTGTGCCCGGGCCCGTTCCCGCTCGGTGAGGTGGCGGTGAGGGAGTAGTCCTGTTCGCCGGCGTGGATGACCCGGCAGGTGATGGTCAGGCTCAGCGGCTCACGCGAGTCCGGGAGCCATCGGCCGCCGTCGAGGAAGAAGGGCTCGACGAAGACGTACGGGTTGAGGTAGTAGCGGCCCGTGTCGTTCTTGCGCAGCCGTTGGGTGCAGAAGCGGAAGTTTCCCTTCGTCTTGCCGCTGCGCGAGACGTACACCTGCTGGCCGGCCTGGAGGGTGCAGGTCTGCGACAGCAGGGTGTAGCCGCGGGGGAATTCCGGGGCCGGGGTGGCCCTGGCAGCCGGGGCCGGCGGCGGGGCGGCGGCCGAGCCGGCCCGCGCTGTCGCCGGCGTGCGCGGTTTGGATGTCGGGGAGGCGCTCGCGGCCAGGTTGCTCGGCGTGGGGGCCGGCACCGCGGCGGCACTCGTCGCCGCCGCCCCAGTGGGCGCCGCCGCCCCGACGGTGGGTGCCGAGGTGGCCCAGACGGCGCCGGCAGCACCCGGTCGGGCGCAGCCGGCAACACCGGTGGTCAGCAGCAGCGCCAGTACGCCGCAGCGGACGAGCGGACGGCGCCGCCGGGTCGGTGCGTTCATCGCTGCAGCCCCGCGGTTGCGTAGCCGTCCGGGTAGAACTGGTAGTAGTCGCGGTACCG
The window above is part of the Micromonospora inositola genome. Proteins encoded here:
- a CDS encoding CapA family protein; protein product: MRRVSSALLLSVLLAAGCSGTLGRADTKPPGGASTASRSPAPRTKITVVAAGDLLVHPELTAQAGADALVAGRAGHDFTQVLAAVRPVVSRADLAICHMETPLAEPSGPFTGYPVFSVPPELADAAAWAGFDTCSTASNHSLDTGLPGIRRTLDKLDQVGLRHAGTARSAQEAARPNILDVAGVKVAQLSYAFGFNGIPRPEGQDWAANLADRSAILAEARRARNLGAEIVILSMHWGTEYQNKPNDDQLQLARGLLASPDIDLIVGHHVHVVQPFEKIGKKWVAYGMGNLTTYGSEESTQQAVVPQFTFTRAASGRWEVSDVEVHATWMQYQPAARVVDLASAVNDVRAPEDRRAALARVQEQITRYVDMRGALAAGLQMRR
- a CDS encoding LysR family transcriptional regulator, with translation MLDVRRLRVLLAVAEHGGVAAAARALTFTPPAVSQHIAALERQVGVPLVDRSGRTARLTAIGHRLAGHARQVLAALEAAEADVATIGGALRGTLTIGTTTLGAALVPAVLTTLRVTAPEVDLRIEQCEPEESLPALTRGELDLVLAGEYGLAPHRRPAHQDRIDLFTEPLLVAVAADHRLTGPDVDLAELRDERWIAPAAGSSCEAILQRSCALAGYEPHVVAHCGDFAVAVALAAAGHGVTLLPSIATPTTTGHHGPIRLLPVRQPHIHRTLYAAIRHGTRQHPLISCLLDTLISNARQLRR
- a CDS encoding DMT family transporter, with product MIGNQRVGVAVGVTVALWASAFVAIRVALPDFGVAGLSVGRLMVASLMLAVIAPLLGVRRPARSDLARIFGCALTGMTAYQILLNAGERSVPAGTASLLVNSAPIVASVLALILLRERLHQRGVIALALGFTGATIIAVAEGDGFTPSKDALLVLGAAVAQALFFVLQKPLLVRYRGLELTCYVVWSGTALSLPLLPALVHQAPQASGDAVLALLFLGIAPSALGFVTWAYAQARLSVAAAATSLYLVPVLAIGIGFVVLDESIPPAALIGGVVVLVGAVISRREGTGTAVGAATDAGPQTPAASLARPARHDVAHPHR
- a CDS encoding NAD-dependent epimerase/dehydratase family protein, which encodes MRVLLAGASGAIGTPLTRQLLAAGHQVVGISRSQSNAERLRNAGAEAVVADVLDRESLLAAVRGVRADAVMHQLTALGTTKMREAMEGTNNLRTTGTANLLAAARAVGAHRFVTQSIVLGYGYRDHGPHVITEDAPFGEPMTGQFGAAVAAMRSAEEQVFSADEMEGIALRYGFFYGQDSMTRMIVNLVRKRRLPVASSAGFTNFIYLEDAAAATVAALEKGRAGQAYNIVDDEPVRWGDYLDTLAAELGARRPWRVPTWLLRPIPYAHALMTTSMRVSNAKAKRELGWAPAVPTYREGIPLVAQAIR
- a CDS encoding maleylpyruvate isomerase N-terminal domain-containing protein codes for the protein MAQATADPTERGDLSGEILAVAGRLADLIGALPDADIPIPGAEWAVAEAAAHLAMANELMATIAAGRPAAHGDGTKAGLAAANAQAPTRRRGGSTAPSRSTRCRSSC
- a CDS encoding LysE family translocator, which produces MDLVATLPAFVAAVVLISASPGPAMALIMRRAALKGFAAAVPTVLGLETGLYLWALFAAAGLAALVAASEVAFIVLRVVGAGFLLYLGVKAWRTAWRSRKAGTGLELHDSTPSTSARGWSKAFGEGAVVMLANPKAAAFMIAFYPQFVPADRPLFATAALLALLQVVVEIALYLTLAAIVGRAGAWFRRPAVRRRLDAVSGTVLIALGLRLAAETR
- a CDS encoding DMT family transporter, translating into MLVSEHPVAAARRSATGLWSLVIAGVLWGTGGPTGSLLAHETGLSPLAVAAYRLAAGGILVLIWLGLTRQPLPRGRHAWARLVVNGLLAAVFQACFFAAVSVTNVSLATLLTIGASPALVLSAERITRRRRIGASMLATVALAVSGLALLVGTPADGITTKDALTGAGLALFSAAGFAAITVIGTRPVAGLDDLAGTGVSFAIGAAVLAPAATVTSSMDFVPTPAAVGLLLLLGIAPTAMAYALYFRGLRTTAASTAALIALLEPLVATLLATLFLGDRLSSTGLVGAGLITIAIVLNTRSTPH